The genomic segment TGCAAATCATGTTCCATGGGGAGGCACATTGTCCGCAGGGCTGCGCGCAAGTTTTCGCTTCAGTTCAGGCAATTGCGAAAGCAGGAGTCCCAGCACCGTAAGCAACACTCCTCCCATGGTTTTAAGAGTAATTTTGTCGCCCAAAAGCATCCAGGCCAGAAAGATGGTGAAAACCGGGATAAGGTTCGTGAAGATATTCGCGCGAACCGTACCAATATCGCGGATTACGCCTGTATAGAGCAAAAAGGCGGCCACCGTGGCAAAAAGCGACATCGCTATCACCGGCAGCATGCTTTCCCAGCTATGCTGACAACCACTGAAATGCTTCAGATCGAATATCAAAAATATAGGCAACATATAGATCATGCCAAAGAAATTTTGCCAGGCTACGATAGTGAGGGGGCGGTATTTCAGCGCAATTCGCCGCACTGTGATGGCATAGAACATGCCGGAAAACACTGCCACAAGCAGCAGCATTATGCCTTTGAGGGTGCCAGAGAACTCCGGTTCGGCAAGGCTGATGAGGGCAACACCGCCAAAGGAAATGAGCAGCCCCAGAATCAAAAGCGGGGTGATTTTTTCCTTTAAAAAAATCCAGGCGCCCAGCGCGGTGATGAGCGGGATGGTGGAAATGATGAGTGAACCCAGTGTGGGAGAAACGAATTGCATCCCGTTGGCTTCGCCCAAAAAATAGCAAAATGGCTCAAAAAACGCCACCATCATCATGTATAGTATGTCTTTTGGCTCCATCTTTTCGCGCTTGCGGAAAATCAAAATCACGCCAAAAAGCAGGACAGTTGCCAGCAACAGGCGCAAAAACACTATTTCGTAGGGCCTGTAAGTTATGAGAGCCTGTTTTATCCAGATGAAGGTGAAAGACCAAAAGAGCATCGCCAGGCTGGCCTTGAGATAAACAAACCAGTTTTTCATCGCTGGTCTTGGCTTCCCTTGTTTTTTGTTTTCATTTTTTTGAAGGGCTTAAAAGGCTGTCCCAGCCTGTCATAAAAGCTCGTCCATCTTTTCCTGTTGCAGGTGGTCAACCACTTTTTTCACCTCTTCACTGCGGTCTTTGGCGGTGATGAGGATGGAATCCTCGGTTTCCACCACGCAGAGATTTTCCACTCCAATCAGGGCAACGAATTTGTCACTGTAAATATAGTTATCGAAGGCGTCAACCGCGAAACCGTTGCGGCGGAAGCTGTTACCGTGTCCGTCAGCATCGGAAATATCCGCCATCGCTTTCCAGGAACCCACATCGTTCCAACCGTAATCCACCGGAATCACAGCCCGTTGCGAAGCGCGCTCCATGATTCCGATATCCACAGAGGTTTTGGGCATCATGGCATAGGCTGTGGCAATGTCTTCCTCCGGAGCGCCGGTGAGCCTGAGTTCCGCAACATCCTCTGCAATTTGCAGAGCTTGGGGGAGGTGGTTTTCAAAGGCTTGTTGGATGGCTTTGAGAGTCCAGCAAAACATGCCACTGTTCCACAGGAAATTGCCCTGACGAAGGAAGTCCGCGGCGGTTTCCACGTTGGGTTTTTCCTTGAAACGCTGCACCTCCA from the Candidatus Cloacimonadota bacterium genome contains:
- a CDS encoding EamA family transporter, whose amino-acid sequence is MKNWFVYLKASLAMLFWSFTFIWIKQALITYRPYEIVFLRLLLATVLLFGVILIFRKREKMEPKDILYMMMVAFFEPFCYFLGEANGMQFVSPTLGSLIISTIPLITALGAWIFLKEKITPLLILGLLISFGGVALISLAEPEFSGTLKGIMLLLVAVFSGMFYAITVRRIALKYRPLTIVAWQNFFGMIYMLPIFLIFDLKHFSGCQHSWESMLPVIAMSLFATVAAFLLYTGVIRDIGTVRANIFTNLIPVFTIFLAWMLLGDKITLKTMGGVLLTVLGLLLSQLPELKRKLARSPADNVPPHGT
- a CDS encoding NTP transferase domain-containing protein encodes the protein MIALIMAGGSGTRFWPASRAANPKQFLRVTETRTMLQLTYDRLKPLIQPERVFVVTAASQARLVRENLPEIPYENVIIEPFGMNTAPCIALALAQLRKQHPDSESMVVLPADHVIQNVDAFLASLSHAEEVAQSGALVTFGIVPQYPATGYGYIECGKELDPGVLEVQRFKEKPNVETAADFLRQGNFLWNSGMFCWTLKAIQQAFENHLPQALQIAEDVAELRLTGAPEEDIATAYAMMPKTSVDIGIMERASQRAVIPVDYGWNDVGSWKAMADISDADGHGNSFRRNGFAVDAFDNYIYSDKFVALIGVENLCVVETEDSILITAKDRSEEVKKVVDHLQQEKMDELL